Proteins encoded in a region of the Quercus lobata isolate SW786 chromosome 8, ValleyOak3.0 Primary Assembly, whole genome shotgun sequence genome:
- the LOC115954715 gene encoding phytoene synthase 2, chloroplastic-like: protein MSAVLCVVCPRVNSRDHSLPRNYCTQRRCSSNKLSSKPSFSSGVSAYTRVVANLSRSSEERVYEVVLKQAALVREHRRERELDLKKPVENDGTTTTDWNRLNEAYERCREFCADHDDTFYLGTLLMMPELRRAFWAISVWCRRTDELVDGPNATYTTPKDLERWEKRLNDIFEGRPCDVYDVALSDTASKYPIDIQPFKDMIEGMKLDLTKSRYENFDELYLYCYHVAGTVGLMSVPVIGIAPKSKASIESVYNAALALGIANQLTNILRDVGEDAIRGRIYLPQDELAQAGLSDDDIFCGKVTDKWRSFMKGQIKRARMFYDEAEKGVSELNLASRWAVWSSLLLYQQILDAIEANDYNNFTKRAYVAKAKKLISLPVALGRALKGPSKLAS, encoded by the exons ATGTCTGCTGTACTTTGCGTGGTTTGTCCCAGAGTGAATTCTCGTGATCACTCTTTGCCCAGAAATTATTGCACACAAAGGAGGTGTAGTAGTAATAAGTTGAGCTCTAAACCTAGTTTTTCTTCCGGGGTTTCTGCTTATACAAGGGTAGTTGCAAACCTATCAAGATCCTCGGAGGAGAGGGTGTATGAAGTGGTGCTAAAGCAAGCAGCTCTGGTGAGAGAGCATAGGAGAGAGCGTGAATTAGATCTGAAAAAACCAGTTGAGAATGATGGTACCACTACCACTGATTGGAATCGTTTGAATGAAGCTTATGAAAGGTGTAGAGAGTTCTGTGCCGACCATGACGACACATTTTACTTGG GTACATTACTCATGATGCCAGAATTGCGAAGAGCTTTTTGGGCGATTAGTG TGTGGTGCAGGAGAACTGACGAGCTTGTGGATGGGCCTAATGCTACATACACCACACCCAAGGATCTAGAAAGATGGGAGAAGAgattaaatgatatttttgaagGTCGACCGTGTGATGTGTATGATGTTGCTCTATCTGATACTGCATCAAAGTACCCTATTGATATACAG CCTTTCAAAGACATGATAGAAGGAATGAAGTTAGACTTGACAAAATCAAGGTACGAGAACTTCGATGAGCTCTACCTTTACTGCTACCATGTTGCCGGCACTGTGGGGCTTATGAGTGTTCCAGTGATAGGGATAGCACCAAAATCAAAGGCTTCAATAGAGAGTGTTTACAATGCTGCATTAGCCCTTGGAATTGCTAATCAACTCACCAACATACTCAGAGACGTGGGAGAAGA TGCTATCAGAGGAAGAATTTATCTCCCACAAGATGAACTAGCACAAGCTGGCCTGTCAGATGAtgacatattttgtgggaaagTGACCGATAAATGGCGTAGTTTCATGAAGGGCCAGATAAAGCGAGCTAGGATGTTCTACGATGAAGCCGAGAAGGGGGTTTCAGAGCTCAACTTAGCTAGTCGATGGGCAGTATGGTCATCGTTGTTGTTGTACCAACAGATCTTAGATGCCATTGAAGCTAATGATTACAACAACTTCACAAAGCGGGCTTATGTAGCGAAAGCAAAGAAATTAATATCACTTCCTGTTGCCTTGGGGAGAGCACTTAAGGGACCCTCAAAGTTGGCAAGTTAG